One genomic segment of Candidatus Dependentiae bacterium includes these proteins:
- a CDS encoding diaminopimelate decarboxylase, whose protein sequence is LGGGFGVPYRPEQKAVDMAYVGREIESLYYEMISGSGLHPIKIYMESGRMITGPHGYLVTRVLHKKETYRKYIGLDASMANLMRPALYGAYHHITVPGKENAPRTMAYDVTGSLCENNDKFAIARELPEIQVGDIVVIHDTGAHGHAMGFNYNGKLRSAELLLREDRSVVRIRRAETIEDYFATLDFRGLKDF, encoded by the coding sequence CTTGGCGGCGGCTTCGGGGTCCCTTACCGTCCTGAGCAGAAAGCAGTTGACATGGCCTATGTCGGCAGAGAAATAGAAAGTCTGTATTATGAAATGATATCCGGTAGCGGCCTGCATCCGATTAAAATATACATGGAAAGCGGCAGGATGATCACCGGTCCGCACGGATACCTGGTGACGCGCGTGCTGCATAAAAAGGAGACCTACAGGAAATACATCGGCCTGGACGCGTCAATGGCCAACCTCATGCGTCCCGCGCTGTATGGCGCCTACCATCACATCACGGTGCCGGGAAAAGAGAATGCGCCGCGTACAATGGCATACGACGTTACCGGCTCGCTTTGCGAGAACAATGACAAGTTCGCCATTGCCAGGGAACTGCCGGAAATCCAGGTGGGCGACATCGTTGTTATTCACGACACCGGGGCACACGGTCATGCCATGGGGTTCAACTATAATGGAAAACTGCGCTCGGCAGAGCTTCTGCTGCGGGAGGACCGCAGCGTTGTCCGTATACGGCGCGCCGAGACGATTGAAGATTATTTCGCCACCCTTGATTTCAGGGGTCTGAAGGATTTTTAG
- a CDS encoding IS1182 family transposase, with amino-acid sequence MFITGTSRDQLNLFEEKLDELISSENPSRFIDAYVDKLDLKKIGFKIPGTHGGKGRPAYEPSMMLKIYIYGYLNRIRSSRKLEAECNRNIEMIWLTNRLFPDFKTIADFRKDNKKGIKTIFREFLNLCQKLELLSFQCVAIDGTKERAKNHLDNIYRKEAIEKIGLRIQDQIEKYLDELEKNDKSEEAEYEFLSKNLREKLAKLNKSQDKIDIIKQVFCENPELEIYFANDTDSRYMKDNNRISAGYNCQTAVDEKNKLIIAHDVTNESNDQHQLNNMKDRVSALKNDFKIDSKTIVVADAGYFEEKEILKAEEDECFEIYVSHPRDSHDQKTKIKEEENKIPAKGFLKDDFKYDKGRDVFECPEGKELRKIGNGFIDRRTGTRKFKYSCRECDECNKKKSCTNDKNGRSIKVTEFFNEINEFREKCNSDIGKRLLAKRKEIVEHPFGTIKHSWGYRQFMQKGKETVSAEFSFIAFIYNFRRVLNLVDFDKLMDALVTV; translated from the coding sequence ATGTTTATAACTGGTACATCGCGGGATCAATTAAATTTGTTTGAAGAGAAATTGGATGAATTGATATCATCGGAAAATCCGTCCAGATTTATAGATGCGTATGTAGACAAACTGGATTTAAAGAAAATAGGTTTCAAAATTCCGGGAACGCATGGTGGCAAAGGGAGACCGGCATATGAGCCTTCAATGATGTTGAAGATATACATATACGGTTACTTAAATCGTATAAGGAGCAGCCGTAAGTTAGAAGCCGAATGCAACAGAAATATAGAAATGATATGGTTAACGAACAGATTGTTTCCTGATTTTAAAACCATAGCAGATTTTCGTAAAGATAACAAAAAAGGTATAAAAACAATATTTCGTGAGTTTTTGAATCTATGCCAGAAGTTGGAATTGTTATCGTTTCAATGCGTTGCAATAGATGGCACAAAGGAGAGAGCAAAAAATCATCTGGATAACATTTATCGGAAAGAAGCAATTGAAAAAATTGGATTAAGAATACAGGATCAAATAGAGAAATATCTGGATGAGCTTGAGAAAAATGATAAGTCAGAAGAAGCGGAGTATGAGTTTTTATCAAAGAATCTGAGAGAGAAGCTGGCAAAGTTAAATAAAAGCCAGGACAAGATAGATATTATTAAACAGGTGTTTTGCGAGAATCCTGAACTTGAAATATATTTTGCGAATGATACAGACAGCAGATATATGAAGGATAACAACCGTATAAGTGCGGGATATAATTGCCAGACAGCGGTAGACGAAAAGAATAAGCTGATAATCGCACATGACGTAACGAATGAAAGCAATGATCAACATCAGCTCAACAATATGAAAGACAGAGTTTCCGCGCTTAAGAATGATTTTAAAATTGATAGCAAGACGATAGTAGTAGCCGATGCGGGATATTTTGAAGAGAAAGAAATATTGAAGGCGGAAGAGGATGAGTGTTTCGAAATATATGTTTCACACCCGAGAGACTCACACGATCAGAAAACAAAAATAAAAGAGGAAGAGAATAAAATTCCGGCTAAAGGATTTTTAAAAGATGACTTTAAATATGATAAAGGCAGAGATGTTTTTGAATGTCCAGAAGGCAAAGAGTTGAGAAAAATAGGTAACGGTTTTATAGATAGAAGAACTGGTACGCGTAAGTTTAAATATAGCTGTAGAGAATGTGACGAATGCAATAAAAAAAAATCTTGCACTAATGACAAAAATGGCAGATCAATAAAAGTAACTGAGTTTTTTAATGAGATTAATGAATTCAGAGAAAAGTGCAATTCTGATATAGGTAAAAGATTACTAGCGAAAAGGAAAGAGATAGTCGAGCATCCCTTTGGAACAATAAAGCATAGTTGGGGCTACAGACAATTTATGCAGAAGGGCAAAGAGACTGTCTCTGCAGAGTTTAGTTTTATTGCATTTATCTATAATTTTCGACGTGTACTGAATCTTGTTGATTTTGACAAGTTAATGGATGCTTTGGTGACTGTATAA